In a single window of the Olivibacter sp. SDN3 genome:
- the rpsJ gene encoding 30S ribosomal protein S10, whose protein sequence is MSQRIRIKLKSYDYNLVDKSAEKIVKTVKPTGAVVSGPIPLPTEKKIYTVLRSPHVNKKAREQFQLCSYKRLLDIYSSNSKTVDALMKLELPSGVEVEIKV, encoded by the coding sequence ATGAGCCAGAGAATTAGAATTAAATTAAAATCTTACGATTACAACTTAGTTGATAAGTCGGCAGAAAAGATTGTAAAGACAGTAAAACCTACGGGTGCTGTAGTGAGCGGACCCATTCCTCTTCCTACTGAAAAGAAAATTTATACAGTTTTGCGATCACCGCACGTTAACAAAAAGGCTCGTGAGCAGTTTCAGTTGTGTTCATACAAGAGATTGTTGGACATTTATAGCTCAAACTCTAAAACAGTAGACGCGCTAATGAAGCTTGAATTGCCTAGTGGTGTTGAAGTAGAAATCAAAGTATAA
- a CDS encoding HAMP domain-containing sensor histidine kinase, producing MRIQSKFLLLFFCFGLGLISILIGAIFYFTQRYAFEDFYKRLEARVNIGGEVYKQEDEQVLVDYRKIRDRYLEKLPAESDFFFRVENGEVLPKVGAPKLPKSFFNAIIQNGSSRYNNNNDFFAGSYFTSDKGDFIVVVYAKDPSGFRELAMLQKILIIGFFISMLVVYLIGKVFSKQIFKPFAQIIKKVKEITAENLHLRLPAMEGKKDEVAEMTTTFNDMLDRLETAFDTQSNFISNASHELRTPISIISGEVELTLNSADLKPPQTQSLQIVLSEAEKLQQIINGLLYLAKTAYDKSNQPKELIRVDQLLITIKGIMDQVNQQCSISLIFDDLPEDEGRITVQGYEHLLQLAISNIITNACKYSDNKPVMVNLKSTNEHVIVCISDKGIGIPENEMQYIFEPFFRASNTHLYEGHGVGLPLAMRIVRLHRGTIDIKTTVDKGTDIEVVLPNIPGKI from the coding sequence ATGAGAATACAAAGTAAGTTCTTGCTGTTGTTTTTTTGTTTTGGTTTAGGTTTGATCTCTATTCTGATTGGTGCTATTTTCTATTTTACCCAAAGGTATGCATTCGAGGATTTCTATAAGCGTTTGGAAGCACGCGTAAATATTGGGGGGGAAGTTTATAAACAGGAAGACGAGCAGGTTCTGGTCGATTATAGAAAGATAAGAGATCGATATCTTGAAAAATTGCCAGCAGAAAGTGATTTTTTCTTCCGGGTGGAAAATGGTGAAGTGTTGCCTAAGGTAGGGGCTCCAAAGCTCCCGAAATCATTTTTTAATGCTATTATACAAAATGGGAGTAGTAGGTATAATAATAATAATGACTTTTTCGCGGGTAGTTATTTTACATCCGATAAAGGTGATTTTATCGTGGTGGTTTATGCAAAAGATCCTTCGGGATTTAGGGAATTGGCTATGTTGCAGAAAATCCTCATTATTGGATTTTTTATTTCTATGCTTGTCGTCTACCTAATAGGTAAAGTATTTTCAAAACAGATTTTTAAACCTTTTGCCCAGATAATAAAGAAAGTTAAAGAAATAACTGCGGAAAACCTGCATTTGCGGCTGCCCGCAATGGAAGGTAAGAAAGATGAAGTAGCGGAGATGACGACTACCTTTAATGATATGTTGGATCGCTTGGAGACCGCCTTCGATACGCAGAGTAATTTTATCAGTAATGCTTCACATGAATTAAGAACTCCCATCAGTATTATTTCCGGCGAAGTAGAGTTGACCTTAAATTCAGCAGACTTAAAACCGCCCCAAACTCAATCCCTGCAGATTGTTTTATCAGAAGCAGAGAAGTTGCAGCAAATTATTAATGGGTTATTGTATTTGGCCAAAACAGCCTATGATAAAAGCAACCAACCGAAGGAATTGATAAGGGTTGACCAGTTGTTAATAACCATAAAGGGGATAATGGATCAAGTCAATCAGCAATGCAGTATATCGTTGATTTTTGATGATTTACCAGAAGACGAAGGACGTATAACGGTGCAGGGATACGAGCATTTGCTGCAGTTGGCTATTTCTAATATTATAACCAATGCTTGTAAATATTCTGATAATAAACCTGTGATGGTTAACCTTAAATCAACAAACGAGCATGTGATTGTCTGTATCTCTGATAAAGGTATTGGTATTCCGGAAAATGAAATGCAATATATTTTTGAACCTTTCTTTCGTGCTTCCAATACACATCTATATGAAGGACACGGCGTTGGCCTACCATTAGCAATGCGAATAGTTAGATTACATCGCGGAACAATAGATATCAAAACAACTGTGGATAAAGGAACTGATATTGAAGTTGTCTTACCAAATATACCTGGTAAAATCTAA
- the rpsL gene encoding 30S ribosomal protein S12, with product MPTIQQLVRKGRVALVDKSKSPALDSCPQRRGVCTRVYTTTPKKPNSAMRKVARVRLTNGKEVNAYIPGEGHNLQEHSIVLIRGGRVKDLPGVRYHIIRGALDTSGVAGRNQRRSKYGTKRPKPGQAAAAPAKGKKK from the coding sequence ATGCCTACTATTCAACAATTAGTTAGAAAAGGTAGAGTAGCTCTGGTAGACAAGAGTAAGTCGCCAGCGTTGGACAGCTGTCCACAGCGAAGAGGAGTATGTACACGTGTATATACCACTACCCCTAAAAAACCAAACTCAGCAATGCGTAAAGTTGCCCGTGTTCGTTTAACCAATGGTAAAGAGGTTAATGCTTACATTCCGGGTGAAGGCCACAATTTACAAGAGCACTCTATCGTGTTAATCCGTGGAGGACGTGTAAAGGATTTGCCAGGTGTTCGTTATCACATAATCCGTGGAGCTTTAGATACATCAGGTGTTGCGGGGCGTAATCAGCGCCGGTCGAAGTATGGAACAAAACGTCCTAAACCAGGGCAAGCGGCGGCGGCACCAGCGAAGGGTAAAAAGAAATAA
- a CDS encoding bestrophin family protein, with translation MLLKNNIPIQYVLGKVKYDSALVAVYAVIITVLHEWGLFVVNIPIGGVPAILGTVISLLLAFRSNQAYDRWWEARIIWGAIVNDSRSFARQVLTFIGNLYETGPSGELKERLIKRQIAWNYALKRSLRQQDPYQEIKRLLTDSDFEFIQNYDNVPNAILKLQGMDIHRAAAEGLINQFQQIELERTLMNLTDSMGKCERIKSTVFPETYTLYIRLAIYLFIAVLPFSLFGLFGYVSIPLIIAIGTLFLLIEKMAVHLQDPFENKPTDTPMSTISAKIERDLNQMLLDDKVVTEESNDAKIKGKMFYIL, from the coding sequence ATGTTGTTGAAAAATAATATACCTATACAATATGTATTAGGTAAAGTCAAGTATGATAGCGCTTTAGTTGCGGTTTATGCCGTAATAATTACCGTACTTCATGAATGGGGATTGTTTGTGGTTAATATTCCAATTGGTGGAGTTCCAGCTATTTTGGGTACGGTAATTTCCTTATTATTGGCCTTTCGTTCTAATCAAGCTTACGATCGTTGGTGGGAGGCTCGTATTATATGGGGTGCCATTGTTAACGATTCCCGTAGTTTTGCCAGACAGGTGCTTACTTTTATCGGTAACCTATATGAAACAGGTCCTTCAGGTGAATTGAAGGAACGGTTAATAAAAAGGCAAATAGCTTGGAACTATGCACTCAAAAGGTCTTTAAGACAACAGGACCCTTACCAAGAAATAAAAAGGCTTTTAACAGATTCTGATTTTGAGTTTATTCAAAATTACGATAATGTACCTAATGCCATTTTAAAATTACAGGGTATGGACATTCATCGTGCCGCTGCTGAAGGATTAATCAATCAGTTTCAGCAAATAGAACTTGAGCGGACTCTTATGAATCTAACAGACTCCATGGGTAAGTGTGAACGAATAAAGAGTACGGTGTTCCCGGAGACATATACGTTATACATACGGTTAGCTATTTATTTGTTTATCGCTGTGTTACCATTTAGTTTATTTGGGTTGTTTGGGTATGTTTCTATACCGCTAATTATAGCTATTGGAACATTGTTTCTTTTAATTGAAAAAATGGCTGTCCATTTACAAGATCCGTTTGAGAATAAACCAACTGACACACCCATGTCTACAATATCAGCAAAAATTGAGCGTGATTTAAATCAGATGTTATTGGATGATAAGGTAGTTACTGAAGAAAGCAATGACGCAAAAATAAAAGGAAAGATGTTTTATATACTTTAA
- a CDS encoding response regulator transcription factor — protein sequence MANKILVIEDQSKLASLIQRGLSADGYNVDIAPDGETGLDMIYDKEYDLIVLDLMLPGISGLEVCQLLRKENNKVPILMLTALGATSNIVGGLDSGGDDYMVKPFKFEELRARIRTLVRRLKATEQSNAIIQIADLVLDMDTRTASRGGKAISLTATEYRLLEFLMKNKNKVLTRIEILEQVWDINFNMGTNVVDVYVNYLRKKIDKGFNIKLIHTMIGMGYVIKGA from the coding sequence ATGGCAAATAAAATCTTAGTTATCGAGGATCAATCAAAATTGGCATCGCTTATTCAGCGTGGTTTAAGTGCAGACGGTTATAACGTCGATATCGCGCCTGATGGCGAAACGGGCTTAGATATGATATACGATAAAGAGTATGATCTTATTGTTCTAGATCTGATGCTGCCCGGTATCAGTGGGCTTGAGGTTTGCCAGTTGCTGAGAAAAGAAAATAATAAGGTGCCTATCTTAATGTTAACTGCTTTAGGTGCTACAAGTAATATCGTGGGGGGGCTTGATTCCGGAGGTGACGACTATATGGTTAAGCCATTTAAATTCGAAGAATTGAGAGCCAGAATAAGAACCTTAGTTAGGAGACTGAAAGCTACAGAGCAATCAAACGCTATTATTCAGATTGCGGATTTAGTATTGGATATGGACACGAGAACTGCATCTAGGGGAGGGAAAGCGATTAGTTTGACCGCCACAGAGTATAGATTGCTCGAATTTTTAATGAAGAATAAAAATAAGGTATTAACTAGAATAGAAATTCTAGAGCAAGTTTGGGATATTAATTTTAATATGGGGACGAATGTGGTAGATGTGTATGTGAATTACTTGCGTAAAAAAATTGATAAAGGCTTCAATATAAAGCTAATACATACCATGATTGGTATGGGATATGTTATCAAGGGGGCTTAG
- a CDS encoding AIR synthase related protein, producing the protein MSDLKYNQRGVSAGKEDVHNAIKHIDKGLFPQAFCKIIPDILGSDDLWCNIMHADGAGTKSSLAYTYWKETGDLTVWKGIAQDAIVMNLDDLLCVGALDNILLSSTIGRNKNTIPGEVIAEIINGTEEILSELRDLGIGIYSTGGETADVGDLVRTIIVDSTVTCRMKRTDVISNHNIQAGDVIVGLASYGKASYESAYNGGMGSNGLTSARHDVFNKSIAEKYKESYDPSIPYDLVFSGSRALTDNIIIDGAEMTVGKLVLSPTRTYAPIIKKVLDSYRDKIHGMVHCSGGAQTKVLHFINNLHIIKDNLFPVPPLFKLIQSESDSDWQEMYKVFNMGHRMELYVPEQIANDIIDIAREFDVEAQIVGKVEALDIKQVTIESEFGTYIYH; encoded by the coding sequence ATGTCAGATTTAAAGTATAACCAAAGAGGTGTTTCCGCAGGTAAGGAAGATGTGCATAACGCTATTAAGCATATTGATAAAGGATTGTTTCCTCAAGCATTTTGTAAGATTATACCGGATATTTTAGGAAGTGATGACCTTTGGTGTAATATCATGCATGCTGACGGAGCGGGAACAAAGTCATCCCTTGCGTATACTTATTGGAAGGAAACCGGGGACTTGACTGTTTGGAAAGGCATTGCTCAGGATGCAATTGTAATGAACCTTGATGATCTTCTGTGCGTAGGTGCTTTGGATAATATACTGCTTTCTTCCACTATTGGGAGAAATAAAAACACTATTCCGGGCGAAGTGATAGCAGAGATCATTAACGGCACGGAAGAAATACTAAGCGAGCTTAGAGACCTCGGAATTGGAATTTATTCAACCGGTGGAGAAACTGCTGACGTTGGAGATCTAGTTAGGACCATTATCGTTGATAGTACCGTAACTTGTAGAATGAAAAGAACGGATGTTATATCTAATCATAACATTCAAGCAGGGGATGTCATCGTAGGACTAGCGTCTTACGGAAAAGCAAGCTATGAGAGTGCCTATAATGGTGGGATGGGATCGAATGGTCTCACGTCTGCAAGACATGATGTTTTTAATAAAAGCATCGCAGAGAAATATAAAGAGAGTTATGATCCTTCCATTCCTTATGATCTAGTCTTTTCAGGAAGTAGGGCGCTAACAGATAACATAATAATTGATGGTGCTGAAATGACTGTTGGTAAGTTAGTGTTATCGCCTACCAGAACTTATGCGCCAATTATTAAAAAGGTACTTGATTCGTATCGTGACAAAATACATGGTATGGTACATTGTAGCGGGGGAGCACAAACAAAAGTATTACATTTTATTAACAACTTACACATAATTAAAGACAATCTATTTCCGGTACCTCCTTTGTTTAAATTAATTCAGTCGGAGTCTGATTCCGATTGGCAAGAGATGTATAAAGTCTTTAACATGGGGCATCGTATGGAACTGTATGTGCCAGAACAAATCGCAAACGATATTATTGATATCGCAAGAGAATTTGATGTAGAAGCGCAAATTGTTGGAAAAGTTGAAGCATTAGATATCAAACAGGTTACTATTGAATCTGAGTTTGGAACCTATATTTACCACTAA
- a CDS encoding carbonic anhydrase, with the protein MPTKKLNNVNLQESFDRIIAGNEHWIQEVANDQTGLFKELAKGQSPEILWIGCADSRVPANQVTNTRPGDVFVHRNIANMCIHSDMNMLSVLDYAVNVLKVKHVIVAGHYGCGGVAAALSQKQFGLIDNWLCHIKDVYRLYRDEIDAIEDSEAKVNRLVELNVTEQVFNLCTSTIIQNAWKERDDLAVHGMVIELTTGKLVDLDITFTGSADLGNVFAYKH; encoded by the coding sequence ATGCCAACAAAAAAGTTAAACAACGTTAATCTACAAGAATCTTTTGATAGAATCATTGCTGGAAATGAACATTGGATACAGGAAGTAGCCAACGATCAAACAGGGTTATTTAAAGAGTTGGCCAAGGGCCAAAGTCCTGAAATATTGTGGATTGGATGTGCCGACAGCCGGGTACCCGCAAATCAGGTTACCAACACAAGGCCAGGTGATGTATTTGTGCATCGTAATATAGCTAACATGTGTATCCATTCTGACATGAATATGTTAAGTGTATTGGACTATGCAGTGAATGTATTAAAAGTAAAACATGTCATCGTGGCTGGCCATTACGGTTGTGGCGGTGTAGCCGCTGCGTTAAGCCAGAAACAATTTGGTTTAATAGACAACTGGCTTTGCCATATCAAAGATGTATACAGACTATATAGAGATGAAATTGATGCCATCGAAGATAGTGAAGCAAAAGTTAACCGTTTAGTCGAACTTAATGTTACTGAGCAAGTGTTTAATTTATGTACTTCAACTATTATACAAAATGCGTGGAAAGAGCGGGATGACCTCGCAGTTCACGGAATGGTTATTGAACTTACAACCGGCAAATTGGTTGATCTCGACATAACATTTACAGGTAGTGCGGACTTAGGAAACGTGTTCGCGTATAAACACTAA
- the rimK gene encoding 30S ribosomal protein S6--L-glutamate ligase encodes MRIAVLSTNKNLYSTQRLVEVAQQRGHECIVIDHRQCYVGIKQGEPSIHYKGQDISNIDAVIPRIGASVTFYGSAIVRQFEIMGVISANPSQAITRSRDKLRCMQILSGASIGMPITGFARQTKDVDDLIKMVGGAPLVIKLLEGTQGIGVVLAETKKAASSVIEAFYGLGNNILIQEYIKESRGEDVRVFIVDGKVVGSMKRIAKEGEFRSNLHRGGIADTIRLTKAEKDTALRAAAELGLTVCGVDMLQSDRGPLVLEVNSSPGLEGIEKATGKNISASIIEFLEKRYALRKPQKERRKKIKVGQTL; translated from the coding sequence GTGAGGATAGCCGTACTCTCAACTAATAAGAACCTGTATTCTACGCAAAGATTGGTAGAGGTCGCTCAGCAGCGTGGTCATGAATGTATAGTGATCGATCATAGACAGTGTTACGTGGGCATAAAACAGGGCGAACCGAGTATTCACTATAAAGGACAGGACATTTCCAATATAGATGCTGTAATTCCTAGAATAGGTGCTTCGGTAACCTTTTACGGGTCGGCCATTGTAAGACAGTTTGAAATTATGGGTGTCATCTCAGCAAATCCCAGTCAAGCGATCACGAGATCGAGAGACAAATTGAGGTGCATGCAGATATTGTCCGGCGCAAGCATAGGTATGCCTATTACCGGATTTGCCAGACAGACCAAAGATGTGGATGATCTGATCAAGATGGTAGGCGGAGCCCCTTTGGTTATTAAACTGTTAGAAGGAACGCAAGGTATCGGAGTTGTCCTTGCCGAAACAAAGAAGGCTGCGAGTTCGGTTATCGAGGCATTTTACGGCTTGGGAAATAATATACTTATTCAGGAGTATATTAAGGAATCCCGGGGAGAGGATGTTAGGGTATTTATTGTAGATGGTAAGGTGGTGGGCTCGATGAAGAGAATTGCTAAAGAAGGAGAGTTCCGTTCAAATCTCCACCGGGGCGGGATTGCAGATACGATAAGACTTACGAAAGCAGAAAAGGACACTGCGCTTAGAGCTGCTGCTGAATTGGGGCTGACAGTATGTGGAGTAGATATGTTACAATCTGATCGGGGCCCATTAGTTTTAGAGGTGAATTCGTCTCCCGGTTTAGAAGGGATCGAAAAGGCTACAGGAAAGAATATTTCAGCCAGTATTATTGAATTTCTTGAAAAAAGATATGCATTACGGAAACCGCAAAAGGAGAGGAGAAAGAAAATCAAAGTTGGGCAAACATTATGA
- the fusA gene encoding elongation factor G, producing the protein MSRDLKFTRNIGIAAHIDAGKTTTTERILYYAGVNHKIGEVHEGASTMDWMVQEAERGITITSAATTVFWNYRGDKYQVNVIDTPGHVDFTVEVNRSLRVLDGLVFLFSAVDGVEPQSETNWRLADNYKVPRIGFVNKMDRSGADFLKVVKQVREMLGSDAVPLQLPIGAEDNFKGVVDLINNRGIIWNEEDKGMTFTEVPIPDDMLDEVAEWREKLLESVAGYDDSLMEKFFDDPNSISEREILDALRKAVLDNAIVPMVCGSSFKNKGVQTMLDLVMELLPSPLDQEAVTGIDPKTDAEIIRKPSVSEPFSALAFKIATDPFVGRLCFIRVYSGNLDAGSYVYNTRSDNKERISRIFQMHANKQNPIPNIGAGDIGAVVGFKDIKTGDTLCDEKNPIILESMVFPEPVIGLAIEPKTQADVDKLGVALGKLAEEDPTFRVQTDEDTGQTVISGMGELHLDILIDRLRREFKVEVNQGAPQVAYKEAITTEASHREVYKKQTGGRGKFADIQVVISPIDSDYEKGGLQFINEIVGGAIPREFIPSVQKGFEAAMVNGVLAGFPVTDMKVRLVDGSFHAVDSDALSFEIAARTAFREALPKCRPVLMEPIMKIEVLTPEENMGDVMGDLNRRRGQLQGMDTRSGSQVIKALVPLSEMFGYVTQLRTITSGRATSTMEFDHYAEAPKNVQEEVIAKAKGKVKA; encoded by the coding sequence ATGTCAAGAGACTTAAAATTCACAAGAAATATTGGTATTGCTGCACATATTGATGCAGGAAAAACCACTACTACCGAGCGTATACTTTATTATGCAGGAGTTAACCACAAAATAGGTGAGGTACACGAGGGTGCTTCCACTATGGACTGGATGGTTCAGGAAGCCGAACGCGGTATCACTATTACGTCAGCGGCTACTACTGTGTTTTGGAACTATAGGGGGGATAAATATCAGGTAAATGTTATTGACACGCCAGGACACGTTGACTTCACAGTTGAAGTAAACAGATCACTTCGTGTGCTCGACGGATTAGTGTTCTTATTTTCAGCAGTTGATGGTGTTGAACCTCAGTCTGAAACGAACTGGCGTTTAGCTGATAATTACAAAGTTCCACGTATAGGTTTCGTTAATAAGATGGACCGTTCTGGAGCAGACTTCTTGAAAGTTGTGAAGCAAGTAAGGGAAATGTTAGGATCAGATGCCGTTCCTTTACAATTGCCTATCGGAGCTGAGGATAATTTCAAAGGCGTTGTTGATTTAATTAACAACCGCGGTATTATTTGGAATGAGGAAGATAAAGGAATGACTTTTACTGAAGTACCTATTCCGGATGATATGTTGGATGAAGTTGCTGAATGGCGCGAGAAATTATTGGAATCAGTAGCTGGTTATGACGATTCGTTGATGGAAAAATTCTTCGATGATCCTAACTCGATTTCTGAACGTGAGATATTAGATGCGCTTCGCAAAGCAGTTCTAGATAATGCTATTGTGCCAATGGTATGTGGTTCATCCTTTAAAAATAAAGGTGTTCAAACTATGTTGGATCTAGTAATGGAATTACTTCCCTCTCCGCTGGACCAAGAAGCTGTAACAGGAATCGACCCGAAAACTGATGCTGAGATAATCCGTAAACCGTCTGTTAGTGAGCCTTTTTCGGCTTTAGCATTCAAAATCGCAACCGATCCTTTTGTAGGACGTTTATGTTTTATCCGTGTGTATTCTGGTAATTTAGATGCTGGATCTTATGTGTACAATACGCGTTCAGACAATAAAGAACGTATTTCCAGAATATTCCAAATGCACGCAAATAAGCAAAACCCCATACCTAATATAGGTGCTGGTGATATTGGCGCTGTAGTTGGCTTTAAGGATATTAAAACTGGAGACACGCTATGTGACGAAAAGAATCCTATCATCCTTGAGTCAATGGTATTTCCGGAACCAGTTATCGGTTTGGCTATCGAACCAAAGACACAGGCGGATGTTGATAAATTGGGTGTTGCTTTAGGTAAATTAGCAGAAGAGGATCCTACATTTCGTGTACAGACAGATGAGGATACCGGTCAAACGGTAATTTCTGGAATGGGCGAGCTACACTTAGATATTTTAATTGATCGCCTGAGGAGAGAATTTAAGGTAGAAGTAAATCAAGGTGCTCCTCAAGTTGCTTATAAAGAGGCGATTACTACAGAAGCGTCACATCGTGAAGTATATAAGAAACAAACCGGTGGTCGTGGTAAATTTGCTGATATTCAAGTGGTTATTTCGCCCATTGATTCAGATTATGAGAAAGGCGGTCTACAGTTTATAAATGAAATCGTAGGAGGTGCAATCCCGCGTGAATTTATACCTTCGGTACAAAAGGGTTTTGAAGCGGCGATGGTAAATGGTGTATTAGCAGGTTTCCCTGTTACCGATATGAAAGTTCGGTTGGTAGATGGTTCATTCCACGCAGTAGACTCTGATGCATTGTCATTTGAAATTGCAGCACGTACAGCTTTCCGTGAAGCATTGCCTAAGTGTCGTCCAGTTTTAATGGAGCCCATTATGAAAATAGAGGTGTTGACTCCTGAGGAAAATATGGGTGATGTAATGGGCGATTTAAACCGTCGTCGTGGACAACTACAAGGTATGGATACACGTAGTGGTTCTCAGGTAATCAAAGCATTGGTTCCACTTTCCGAGATGTTTGGTTATGTAACGCAGTTACGTACGATCACTTCGGGTCGTGCTACATCCACCATGGAATTTGATCATTACGCCGAAGCGCCTAAGAATGTTCAAGAGGAAGTCATAGCGAAAGCGAAAGGTAAAGTTAAAGCATAA
- the rpsG gene encoding 30S ribosomal protein S7 — protein MRKSKPKKRIILPDPKFNDVQVTRFVNNMMYDGKKSIAYSIFYNAVDLVEQKTSENGLETWKKALNNVMPSVEVKSRRVGGANFQVPTEVRPERKIALGMKWLISYARRRGEKTMFEKLAGEIISASKGEGAAVKKKEDTHKMAEANKAFSHFRF, from the coding sequence ATGAGAAAGTCAAAACCAAAGAAGAGAATCATTTTACCTGATCCGAAGTTTAACGATGTTCAGGTTACGCGTTTTGTGAATAATATGATGTACGATGGAAAAAAATCTATTGCGTACTCCATATTTTATAATGCTGTTGATTTAGTTGAGCAGAAAACCAGTGAAAATGGTTTGGAAACATGGAAGAAAGCACTTAACAATGTAATGCCTTCTGTTGAGGTAAAATCACGTCGCGTAGGTGGAGCCAACTTTCAGGTTCCTACAGAAGTTCGTCCCGAGCGCAAAATTGCTCTGGGAATGAAATGGTTAATTAGCTATGCTCGCAGACGTGGAGAAAAAACCATGTTTGAGAAATTGGCCGGAGAAATAATTTCTGCTTCTAAGGGAGAAGGTGCTGCAGTGAAGAAGAAGGAAGATACCCATAAGATGGCAGAAGCTAACAAAGCATTCTCTCACTTTAGATTCTAA
- a CDS encoding RimK/LysX family protein — protein MSIHPKNRKSTGNRSLKTIGWKESVDFIELGIQDIPAKIDTGAKTSVLHCKYIELVKIGRKSYVKFVPLDEKYVSHSQAFTLPFHKERKVKNSFGSEENRFIIKTNIRLFNESFEIEISLRDRSDMEYPVLLGRSFLRRKFLVDVSKANLSRNDNHKSPEITVK, from the coding sequence GTGAGCATTCATCCAAAGAATAGAAAATCTACGGGCAATAGGTCGTTAAAGACTATCGGATGGAAGGAGTCTGTTGATTTTATTGAGTTAGGTATACAGGATATTCCGGCAAAAATAGATACGGGCGCAAAAACTTCTGTTTTGCATTGTAAATATATCGAATTGGTTAAAATAGGCCGGAAGAGTTACGTGAAATTTGTTCCCTTAGACGAAAAATATGTCTCGCATAGTCAAGCTTTCACACTCCCTTTCCATAAGGAACGGAAAGTCAAAAATTCATTTGGCTCGGAAGAAAATAGATTTATAATAAAAACCAATATACGTTTATTTAATGAATCTTTTGAAATAGAAATCTCGTTACGCGACCGTTCGGATATGGAGTATCCTGTTCTTTTGGGAAGGAGTTTTTTGAGAAGGAAGTTTTTAGTTGATGTCTCTAAAGCTAACTTATCGAGAAATGATAACCATAAAAGTCCCGAGATCACTGTAAAATAG